The window GGGCAAGGTTGCGTGCTGCCAAAAGCTTATGAAAGTCAGCGGCGGGTATCGGCAGGTATCCGGTGCCGACCCCGCGTGTAAAATGTGTCCCACCCAAAACTCAGTCAAACGCAGTGAGAAAGCGAGGGTTGGGTCAACTCCGCTCAACTCCACCGAGCCGGAAAATCCGCGTTACCGCCAGTCGCCTCCTTGAACTTGCTTCTCATCCTATGGGAGAACGAGGAGTCCATTGCGAGAGCCAGAAACTCTTCCTCAACCAGTTCGGCAGGCATAGCAGCCAGCGATTTAATGATGCCGCTCAGGTACTGTCGCGTAGTGTTGGAGCTTTTTACGCGTCGAAGCTCGGTGAACAGCAGACGGGCACAGGCCTCCGTTTGGACGTCGCGCAGCGCCTCCACGATTGTCAGGCGCCGCTCCCAGTTTTCGTCGCTGGCGGCCAACAAGCCCATAAGAAACACGCCGGCCTCTTTTCGACCGCTGCCATGCATCAGCCGCAGGATCGCCACGCCCGATTCAAACTTCCTTTGGTCACTCTCCACGGCTTGTTGCAAGATTCCGTCAATGGGGAACTTGGCCGCGTCCAGAGAGCCTTCCTCGGTTATCCACGGCACGGCTCGATTTGAGCATTCGTCACTCATCGGTCGTATCGTGTCTGCGCGCGGAAGGCCGGTCAAGCGCCTTGGGTGGTAACCCGGCAGGGTGGCCAAGCCAACCACGATGTTGCTGGATAATCCACGTCCCTTCCACCAGGATGGTTCCATGAGCAAGCGGCCCGTGGGCAAGCGAAAATCGAGCAAAGTTAAGGATGTGTACCTGCGCCACCTGGGAAAAATTTGGCCAACAATCCTGCGGGCCTACAACGATTTCAAAGACATTAAGCCCATCATTGAATATCGCCTTCGCGAAAAGGTCGTCCTTGCCTATCCTGCCTTGCCTTACATCGCTGATTTGACCAAACGAACAAGGGAGGAAACGCGCCAGGTTTACCGGGAGGCAGCAGAGAACAGAAGGTTCATGGTCTTCATCTCGGACAGCCGAGAGCGAGTTCTCCGGTCGTATGTCTTCGCTATAGAGGAACCGGCCGGGCGCATTTAAGCCTACAATCCAATGAAAAGCGAGACTCCGGTGAAGCGGGCGCAGCACGGATCCCCCTGGCCCGGCTGAGTCTTGCGGCCAACACACCTTTTGCTAACCTCGTGCTATGAGTGAATGCGAAGCTCATGCTGCCACCGTCGGCGAGGGATCGAAACATGTTTCGAATCGTCTTGGAAAAGCGCGAACGCTTCGCCGAAGTGGCAGGCGGGATAGAGAGATTAGCCGCTATTGATTGTATGAAATCCTCGTTTGTCGGGCGATGGCGGATTGTGGAAATGGAGCAGTGGGAGCAGGAATTTGTGGATTTGGTAGCACCCGGCCACATTACTTTTGCGAGTGGTGGGCGGGGTCAATTTTCCTTTGGTGCAGTGGAGGCCAATTTGGATTGGAGGCAAGACCCCTCGGGCAAGCGCGTGAGTTTCTCTTTCGAGGGCTTTGATGAAGGCGACGAAGTTTCGGGCCGAGGGTGGGCGGAACCGGAAGGCGGAAGATTGACCGGGAGAATCGTTTTCCATCTTGGGGATGAGTCCGGCTTCGTGGCCCAGAGATCGCGGCGGACTTAATGGACGATATGCTCAAGGGAGGCAACCAGCGAGCGGGCAAAACCGATAAGCTGCTGACGAAAGTCCTCGGCCATCGTTTCACATTCGACGGCGGTCAAGCCGACCTGAAACTCTTGCGCTCCATCCACGCGGGAACGTACGCCAATAGGAAGCCGGGCGATCCGAGCTTCCACGCGTATGCCGCCGCCCTCAATATGGCGAACGATTTCGCTTCGCAGGTTCTGGTTATTCTCGATCTGGTTCCGTTCAATAATCAGCTGGCCGACCTTCAAGACAAATACATGCCGAGCTATCCCCCGATGAGCCCGGTGACGTCAGCTTTCTTCGCCGGCTGGATGGTGCTCGATGCGCAAGATGGCTACTCCGGCGCGACTCTTGGCGAATTATTTGTCCACTATATCCAGCACGCGGGTGAATACGAGTATGTCCAAAAGGCCATGGCCGCCTTGAACGATTCCTACTGCTCATTCTACGAGGTGATGGATGTCGGCGCACCCGGACTCAAGCTATGGGACATCGCGGGCAAGCGGTAGCTTCGATGTTGGAACAGCAGCGGATATGCCGGTGGCAAAGGAGAAATCTGGTACGCCCGGCTGTTGCCGTCGCTTATTGAGTCCTCCAACCGGTTCGTGACCTTGAACACGCCCTATGTGTTCAGGAACAGCAGCCGGCACGTGTGGGAGAAATTCTTCGAGCGTCAATCCGTTTCGACGGCCGGCGATCATCGCTCACTGCGAAATTATCTGAAATTTGGCGACTGGCTCGGATACTGGCTCGAGTTCATTTTCCAGGCCTTTGTGGGTTATACCGGAAACATGATTTTGATAACGGGGGTTCCAGATGACCCCGCCTCGCTTCCACACCGCCATCCACAGCGCAAATTGTGGTAATTACTTAGGCAACGGGTCCCTTTTGGTCCAGCCACAGCAAAAGATTGGAAATCACGGCTCTCCCCGATAGGGTGATGCCCTTTTTCACGGAAGCTTTGGTCGGATCGAGCATGTTCACCTCTCCGCTGGGGCTCACTGACGCAACAATCCAATGCCAGCGGAAACCGCGCCCTTCAGCGACCATTCTAGACCATTCGTTGCGGTTGAATCTGAGCGGCAACGGAGACCGCTTGACTTGGATTCCCAATTGCAGGGCGCCATGTGTCGCCAACAAATCGAAGGCGCCCCGAGATCCTTTGGACTGATAGACCAGGTCGAATCCCATGGCCGAGAGCGCACCTGCTGCCGATTTTTCGGCCTCGTCGCCCACCACACTCATGGGCACGATGGTTCCGCCGGGGCGTCGCCAGCGCAGCCAGAGACCAAACGTTGGATCGGCGAGGCGGTAAAGCCCTTCCGCTGTTCGCTCAACCGCATCCTGCAGACGTTCCAGGTAAGTGACCGTCGGGCCGGTTGAAGCTCCAATGGTCCTGGAAATGGCCGTCAGGCTCGCCGGCCCCTCTGCCAAGGCGTCGAGGGTAGCGGCCAAAGAAGTCGAGCGTCCCACCAGTTTTTGAAATTCGCTTTCGAAATAGAGGGCAAGGCGCCCGGTTCGTGAAAACAACAACTTTTGCAGTGAGGTCTTCAGGGAGGACCGGCTGGGATGGCTTGGCGACTCGACCAACTCCTCACCCAGCATCTGAAGATAGAACGGATAGCCACCGATCGCTTTGACAGCCAGCTCGGCAACCTCGCTGGAAATGGGCTTTTCCGGACCGCTCTCCTGCTGCAATAGATCGACAGCGTCATCAGGGCGGAACGGCCCCAATTCCTGAAGCGCGAAGTGCTGGAAAAACGGTGACTGTTGGGATTGGACAAGCTTCAGCAGCATAGACCGCGCTGAACCCGAGATAAAATAGCTGACCCTCCTATGCTTCTGCCAACGGCTGCGCATGAACATGAAGGCGTTGAACTCCTTTCGTGCCCGCAGACCCTCCAACTCTTGGAACTCATCGAGCGCGATAACGAAGAATAGCCCCAAGTGGGCAGCCAGTTGCTCCGGCAAATCAAGCCAGGCACCCGCGCGATGCGTATTGATCTCGCCCTCCACAAGCTCCAGAAGCTCGCTCCGGAGTGAGTCAGGCAAGCTCCCGAAGCGATCCGACTTTTGAAGCAGCTTGCGATAAGCTGCAGGGTGGCCGCTCAATCTCTCGAGGGATTCGCCCAGTTCCCGCCCAACTGCGGCGTCCAGGACCTCCAAAGCCAAACGGCGGAAGATCGCCAATGAAGCAGGCCCTTGTTCCTGTACGTCAAGGGTAATGACCCGCAAGGTGTCCGTGCGCGCACGCCTGGCCGCCTCGAGCACCAAGCTCGTTTTGCCGATCTTACGAGGTCCCAAGATGGCTATCCATCGTGGCTCGCCAGCCACCAGACGCTGCATGCTGCGCGATAAGGCTTCCAACTCGCTGGCTCGGTTGTGAAAGCCTTTTCCGACAACGGGCGTACTGGTTTGAAACATGCATCTCTCTCTAGCAGAACAGGAGCTTGCTTGCAAGCTTGCAACGTCTCAACTCTGCAACGTTGCGAGTTTGCGGGCACGGCTACTATCCCACCGGGGCGGCCAGGGACGCAGGTTCCGGGCTGGCAGTCCCGCCATAAGGGAACGAACAGTTTGTCCTTTCCTTTCGGAGCCGAAAACGTCTCAAGCGCCAGGAATTCAAACCGTCTGATATTGCTTGTGTATAATCGGTCCCACCTTGGGGGTCAGCGCCGTTTTTTCCGCGAGGCCGACCACCGGATTCCGGTTATTTGATCGCGACAAAACCCTTGATTTACCGAGTGATTTGAAGGGTGAAGTTTTTTTTGGGTGGCGCACCCATCAGGAGTTGAACCTGAAACCTTCTGATCCGTAGTTCGGAAAACTAGGGTTTTGGCCAGTCGTAACAAGTTGCATTTAGTTGCAAATCCTCCACGTTTTCAAGGCTTTACACACCTGAGGGCTAAACTCGACGCAACTCGTTGCAACCGCCCAAAACCGAAAAATTGGCCAAGAATTGGCCAAGCAACCCCGGCTTTTGAAGCTACGTGGGCTTTGCGCATCTTGTGTGGCTGATACACCGGAGCGCTCTGGTTTTCTGATGGCATTGGGGCATGAGCGCCGGAAATATCGCTGACGATTCCAACGGTGCGGCTGCCGCAGCAAC is drawn from Verrucomicrobiia bacterium and contains these coding sequences:
- a CDS encoding ATP-binding protein, giving the protein MFQTSTPVVGKGFHNRASELEALSRSMQRLVAGEPRWIAILGPRKIGKTSLVLEAARRARTDTLRVITLDVQEQGPASLAIFRRLALEVLDAAVGRELGESLERLSGHPAAYRKLLQKSDRFGSLPDSLRSELLELVEGEINTHRAGAWLDLPEQLAAHLGLFFVIALDEFQELEGLRARKEFNAFMFMRSRWQKHRRVSYFISGSARSMLLKLVQSQQSPFFQHFALQELGPFRPDDAVDLLQQESGPEKPISSEVAELAVKAIGGYPFYLQMLGEELVESPSHPSRSSLKTSLQKLLFSRTGRLALYFESEFQKLVGRSTSLAATLDALAEGPASLTAISRTIGASTGPTVTYLERLQDAVERTAEGLYRLADPTFGLWLRWRRPGGTIVPMSVVGDEAEKSAAGALSAMGFDLVYQSKGSRGAFDLLATHGALQLGIQVKRSPLPLRFNRNEWSRMVAEGRGFRWHWIVASVSPSGEVNMLDPTKASVKKGITLSGRAVISNLLLWLDQKGPVA